Proteins found in one Populus alba chromosome 14, ASM523922v2, whole genome shotgun sequence genomic segment:
- the LOC118038158 gene encoding chromatin remodeling protein EBS isoform X1: MAKTKPGKKDLDSYTIKGTNKVVTPGDCVLMRPSDTDKLPYVARIEKIEADHRNNVKVRVRWYYRPEESIGGRRQFHGAKELFLSDHFDVQSAHTIEGKCRVHSFKNYTKLENVGAEDYFCRFEYKASTGGFTPDRVAVYCKCEMPYNPDDLMVQCEGCKDWFHPSCMGMTIEEAKKSDHFLCSDCSSDDDAKRSLNVFPVSPSLEVKVETKRRKR, from the exons ATGGCCAAAACCAAACCTGGCAAAAAAGACCTTGATTCTTACACTATCAAAGGCACCAACAAAGTTGTTACAC CTGGTGATTGTGTGTTGATGCGCCCATCGGATACAGATAAGCTTCCATACGTGGCACGTATAGAGAAAATCGAGGCAGATCATCGAAACAACGTTAAAGTTCGTGTACGGTGGTACTACCGGCCGGAGGAATCCATTGGGGGACGCCGTCAATTCCACGGAGCAAAAGAGTTATTCCTGTCAGACCACTTTGATGTGCAAAGTGCACATACAATCGAAGGCAAGTGCAGAGTGCACTCCTTCAAGAACTACACTAAGCTTGAAAATGTTGGAGCTGAGGATTACTTTTGTAGGTTCGAATATAAGGCCTCCACTGGTGGCTTCACTCCCGATCGTGTAGCTGT GTACTGTAAGTGTGAAATGCCATACAATCCGGATGATCTCATGGTGCAATGCGAGGGATGCAAAGATTG GTTTCATCCTTCTTGTATGGGTATGACAATTGAAGAAGCTAAAAAATCAGATCACTTTCTGTGCTCCGACTGCTCATCTGATGATGATGCAAAAAGATCTTTGAATGTATTCCCAGTATCACCATCACTTGAAGTTAAG GTGGAGACAAAACGCAGGAAGAGATGA
- the LOC118038158 gene encoding chromatin remodeling protein EBS isoform X2 — MRPSDTDKLPYVARIEKIEADHRNNVKVRVRWYYRPEESIGGRRQFHGAKELFLSDHFDVQSAHTIEGKCRVHSFKNYTKLENVGAEDYFCRFEYKASTGGFTPDRVAVYCKCEMPYNPDDLMVQCEGCKDWFHPSCMGMTIEEAKKSDHFLCSDCSSDDDAKRSLNVFPVSPSLEVKVETKRRKR, encoded by the exons ATGCGCCCATCGGATACAGATAAGCTTCCATACGTGGCACGTATAGAGAAAATCGAGGCAGATCATCGAAACAACGTTAAAGTTCGTGTACGGTGGTACTACCGGCCGGAGGAATCCATTGGGGGACGCCGTCAATTCCACGGAGCAAAAGAGTTATTCCTGTCAGACCACTTTGATGTGCAAAGTGCACATACAATCGAAGGCAAGTGCAGAGTGCACTCCTTCAAGAACTACACTAAGCTTGAAAATGTTGGAGCTGAGGATTACTTTTGTAGGTTCGAATATAAGGCCTCCACTGGTGGCTTCACTCCCGATCGTGTAGCTGT GTACTGTAAGTGTGAAATGCCATACAATCCGGATGATCTCATGGTGCAATGCGAGGGATGCAAAGATTG GTTTCATCCTTCTTGTATGGGTATGACAATTGAAGAAGCTAAAAAATCAGATCACTTTCTGTGCTCCGACTGCTCATCTGATGATGATGCAAAAAGATCTTTGAATGTATTCCCAGTATCACCATCACTTGAAGTTAAG GTGGAGACAAAACGCAGGAAGAGATGA
- the LOC118038078 gene encoding plant UBX domain-containing protein 4 has protein sequence MEDNTAASNLDLNDTNNAALIDGFCEITSSSKQEALFFLESHQWDLDSAISTFMDSDSDPPLVTAIPPLPSHPVNSPSPPPPQSHSPSQSPSRSRSPSRAPNRLRSRDKKPSANRTRGGVRTLADLNRIHDGGSGSDDDDDEPQQYYAGGEKSGMLVQDPTKRHNVDAIFDQARNSGATADYLQPSSSSRSFPGTGRLLSGDTTVPPAPQPPAAVNHTVTLWRNGFTVDDDGPLRRFDDPANASFLESIKQSECPKELEPADRRAQVHLNLMRREENYSEPEKPQVPFQGVGRALGSTSTPTGPAAPEPTVAVAPLKAAPHPTPVLVIDSSSPTTLIQLRLADGTRMVPRFNLNHNIRDIRAFIEASRPGGASNYQLQIMGFPPKLLTDLDQTIEEAGMASSVVIQKF, from the exons ATGGAAGACAACACAGCGGCATCTAATCTCGATCTCAATGACACTAACAACGCTGCCTTAATCGACGGTTTCTGCGAGATCACCTCTTCTTCTAAACAAGAAGCCCTGTTTTTCTTAGAAAGTCACCAATGGGATCTCGACTCCGCCATCTCTACCTTCATGGACAGCGACTCCGACCCTCCTCTGGTAACCGCAATCCCTCCTCTTCCTTCTCATCCTGTTAACTCTCCTTCTCCGCCCCCTCCACAGTCTCACTCTCCCTCCCAGTCGCCGTCTCGCTCTCGCTCTCCTTCTCGGGCTCCCAATAGGCTAAGATCGAGGGATAAGAAGCCCAGCGCTAACCGGACACGTGGCGGAGTCAGAACGCTTGCTGATCTTAATCGGATTCATGATGGTGGGTCCGGtagcgatgatgatgatgatgagccgCAGCAGTATTATGCTGGTGGCGAAAAGAG TGGAATGCTGGTTCAAGACCCTACCAAACGTCACAATGTGGATGCAATTTTCGACCAAGCTAGAAATTCAGGAGCAACTGCTGATTACCTTCAGCCGTCTTCAAGTTCGAGAAGCTTCCCTGGAACAGGGAGATTACTTTCAGGGGATACAACAGTTCCACCTGCTCCTCAACCACCTGCAGCTGTCAATCACACTGTCACTCTATGGAGGAATGGGTTCACCGTGGATGATGATGGTCCTTTAAGGAGGTTTGATGATCCTGCTAATGCCTCCTTTTTGGAA AGCATCAAGCAGTCTGAGTGCCCGAAAGAGCTTGAACCAGCAGACAGGAGGGCTCAAGTGCATCTTAATCTCATGAGGCGAGAGGAAAACTACTCT GAACCAGAGAAGCCTCAGGTTCCTTTCCAAGGTGTGGGAAGAGCTTTAGGTAGCACCAGCACCCCTACCGGCCCTGCTGCCCCTGAGCCAACTGTCGCTGTTGCTCCTCTCAAGGCTGCTCCCCACCCAACCCCAGTTCTAGTTATAGATTCTTCATCACCAACTACCTTAATTCAGCTCAGGTTAGCAGATGGCACTCGCATGGTCCCTCGCTTCAACTTAAACCACAATATTAGAGATATACGAGCCTTCATTGAGGCATCAAGGCCAGGTGGGGCAAGCAATTATCAACTGCAGATAATGGGATTCCCTCCAAAACTACTCACCGATCTTGATCAGACGATCGAGGAGGCCGGCATGGCTAGCTCTGTTGTTATCCAGAAATTCTAA
- the LOC118037889 gene encoding glycine-rich RNA-binding protein 4, mitochondrial, whose protein sequence is MNRNLMSVARKALTKAHNPATNNKLFVAGLSWSVDEKSLKDAFSSFGDVTEVNILYDRNSGRSRGFGFVSFCKEDEAASAKDAMDGKALLGRPLRISYALERVRGGPVVVPRIPNGGDEGYNGNA, encoded by the exons ATGAATAGAAATCTCATGTCAGTTGCTAGAAAAGCTTTAACAAAAGCTCACAATCCCGCCACCAATAATAAACTGTTTGTTGCAG gTTTGTCATGGTCAGTTGACGAGAAGTCATTGAAAGATGCTTTCTCTTCCTTTGGAGATGTCACGGAAG TGAATATATTGTACGATAGAAACAGTGGTAGATCAAGAGGGTTTGGTTTTGTTAGTTTCTGTAAAGAAGATGAGGCTGCATCTGCGAAAGATGCAATGGATGGAAAG GCATTGTTAGGTCGTCCATTGAGAATAAGCTATGCTCTTGAAAGAGTTCGAGGCGGACCAGTCGTTGTGCCTCGCATTCCAAACGGAGGAGATGAGGGCTACAACGGCAATGCTTGA
- the LOC118037964 gene encoding uncharacterized protein, translating to MTAFKAQVPIAWSPHLYITLVRGIPGTRRLHKRTLEALRLHKCNRTVMRWNTPTAMGMLQQVKRLVVIETEEMYKARKQNEANHQALRSPLVINHLPASASSFS from the exons ATGACTGCATTCAAAGCCCAAGTTCCAATTGCATGGAGTCCGCACCTGTATATAACTTTGGTGAGGGGCATTCCAGGAACTAGGAGACTTCACAAGCGTACCTTAGAGGCATTGCGTCTTCACAAGTGCAATCGGACTGTCATGCGATGGAATACTCCTACAGCCATGGGAATGCTCCAGCAG GTAAAGAGGTTAGTTGTGATTGAGACAGAAGAGATGTACAAGGCCCGCAAACAAAATGAGGCAAACCACCAAGCTTTACGCTCGCCATTGGTCATAAATCACTTGCCTGCCTCTGCAAGCAGTTTTTCTTAA
- the LOC118037826 gene encoding protein NRT1/ PTR FAMILY 6.4 produces MVLATSHSGKDGAHADPAVDFRGNPVDKSRTGGWLAAGLILGTELSERICVMGISMNLVTYLVGELHISSAKSATIVTNFMGTLNLLGLLGGFLADAKLGRYLAVAIFASITALGLSLLTMATTIPTMRPPQCDDYRKQHHQCIEASGNQLALLYAALYTTALGGGGIKSNVSGFGSDQFNQTDPKEEKAMHFFFNRFYFCISIGSLFAVIVLVYIQDNVGRGWGYGISAGTMVIAVAVLLCGTPLYRFKKPRGSPLTTIWRVSLLAWKKRRHPYPSHPSLLNDYDSATVPHTEKFKYLDKAAIMDPTSSAQKNDPWIVSTVMEVEEVKMVLKLIPIWSTCILFWTVYSQMTTFTIEQATFMNRKVGSLVIPSGSYSTFLIITILLFTSLNERLFVPLARKLTRNAQGLTSLQRIGIGLFLSILAMVAAAIIEKERRETVIQQNTMISAFWLVPQYFLVGAGEAFVYVGQLEFFIREAPERMKSMSTGLFLSSISMGFFVSSLLVSLVDKATKKIWLRSNLNKGRLNNFYWMLAVLGLLNLFIFLVFARGHQYKVQQYIKPKNSEEKELKTANDLTVLEMVKEEQMIQLS; encoded by the exons ATG GTTTTAGCAACAAGCCACAGTGGGAAGGATGGTGCACACGCTGATCCTGCAGTAGACTTTCGAGGAAATCCTGTGGACAAGTCCAGAACTGGAGGATGGCTTGCTGCGGGGCTCATTTTGG GGACCGAGCTTTCAGAGAGAATATGCGTCATGGGCATATCCATGAATTTAGTGACATACCTAGTAGGAGAGCTGCATATTTCATCGGCAAAATCTGCAACCATAGTCACCAATTTCATGGGTACTCTCAACCTTCTCGGCCTCCTAGGAGGTTTCTTGGCAGATGCTAAGCTTGGTCGGTACTTGGCAGTTGCTATCTTCGCATCCATAACTGCTTTG GGGCTCAGTCTATTAACCATGGCCACAACCATTCCTACCATGAGACCCCCACAGTGCGATGACTACAGGAAACAGCATCATCAGTGTATCGAGGCCAGTGGAAATCAACTGGCTCTGCTATATGCAGCACTTTACACCACAGCACTTGGTGGTGGTGGAATTAAGTCTAATGTCTCAGGTTTTGGATCTGATCAGTTCAATCAAACAGATCCCAAGGAGGAGAAGGCGATGCATTTCTTCTTCAATAGGTTCTATTTTTGCATCAGCATCGGGTCATTGTTTGCGGTTATAGTGCTTGTATACATACAAGATAACGTGGGAAGAGGGTGGGGATATGGAATTTCAGCGGGGACGATGGTGATCGCAGTAGCAGTATTGCTCTGTGGGACACCGTTGTACCGTTTCAAGAAGCCTCGAGGTAGCCCATTAACTACCATATGGAGGGTATCACTCTTGGCATGGAAGAAGAGGCGGCACCCTTATCCTTCCCATCCCAGCCTTCTGAATGATTATGACAGTGCCACGGTTCCCCACACAGAGAAATTCAA GTATCTTGACAAGGCTGCAATCATGGATCCCACCTCCAGCGCACAAAAAAATGACCCTTGGATAGTATCAACTGTTATGGAAGTTGAAGAAGTGAAGATGGTACTAAAGCTCATCCCAATTTGGTCTACATGTATCCTCTTTTGGACAGTCTACTCTCAAATGACTACTTTCACCATTGAACAAGCGACCTTCATGAACAGAAAAGTTGGCTCCTTGGTTATTCCTTCAGGTTCATACTCCACCTTTCTCATTATCACCATTCTCCTCTTTACATCCCTAAATGAAAGACTCTTCGTTCCCCTGGCTCGGAAGCTCACCCGCAATGCACAAGGACTGACAAGCCTTCAAAGGATTGGAATTGGACTCTTTCTTTCAATACTAGCTATGGTGGCTGCTGCTATcattgagaaagaaagaagggaaaCTGTTATTCAACAAAATACAATGATAAGTGCCTTTTGGCTAGTCCCTCAATATTTCCTAGTGGGTGCCGGGGAGGCTTTCGTTTATGTTGGGCAACTTGAGTTTTTCATCAGAGAGGCACCAGAAAGGATGAAATCAATGAGCACTGGGCTTTTCCTTAGCAGCATCTCAATGGGTTTCTTTGTTAGCAGTTTGTTGGTGTCTTTAGTTGACAAAGCTACCAAGAAAATCTGGCTCAGGAGCAACTTGAATAAAGGGAGGTTAAATAACTTCTATTGGATGCTTGCAGTGCTAGGACTGTTGAACCTATTCATTTTCCTAGTTTTTGCAAGGGGCCATCAGTACAAAGTCCAGCAGTATATCAAGCCCAAGAACTCTGAAGAGAAAGAGCTTAAAACTGCAAATGATTTGACTGTTTTAGAGATGGTGAAGGAGGAGCAAATGATTCAACTGTCATAA